From the genome of Biomphalaria glabrata chromosome 17, xgBioGlab47.1, whole genome shotgun sequence, one region includes:
- the LOC106064103 gene encoding elongation factor 1-delta-like isoform X2, producing the protein MASPLVQENVWLQQQKFEDAERLYRQLEAGTLSSSGQAGGAGDSSIVQRLEAVEKENKELRKITEELRSLILGIKGGSAPATTPSSAPQGKPAPQPQKPAPADDDDDDDDDLFGSDDEETKALKAKRVQDYQEKKSKKPALIAKSSVLLDVKPWDDETDMAEMERRVRAIEQDGLVWGASKLVEVGYGIKKLTIMCVVEDDKVSIEDLSEKITGENEDLVQSVDIAAFNKI; encoded by the exons ATGGCTAGTCCGTTAGTTCAAGAAAATGTTTGGCTTCAGCAACAGAAATTTGAAGATGCTGAACGTCTATACAGACAGTTGGAAGCTGGTACACTGTCTTCTAGTGGACAA GCTGGTGGTGCTGGTGATTCTAGTATTGTACAGCGCCTTGAAGCtgtggaaaaagaaaacaaagaattgAGGAAAA TTACTGAAGAGCTCCGGTCATTGATACTTGGTATTAAAGGAGGATCCGCACCTGCCACAACACCATCCAGTGCCCCACAAGGCAAACCTGCACCTCAGCCACAGAAACCAGCACCAGCTGATGACGACGACGACGATGATGATGACTTGTTTGGAAGCGAT GATGAAGAAACAAAGGCATTGAAAGCCAAGAGAGTTCAAGATTatcaagagaaaaaatctaaaa AGCCAGCTCTGATTGCCAAATCAAGTGTCCTTCTTGATGTCAAACCTTGGGACGATGAAACAGACATGGCTGAAATGGAAAGAAGGGTTCGTGCTATTGAACAAGATGGATTAGTCTGGGGCGCAT CAAAACTTGTAGAAGTTGGCTATGGAATCAAGAAACTGACCATCATGTGTGTTGTGGAGGACGACAAAGTCAGCATTGAAGATCTTTCTGAGAAAATCACTGGGGAAAATGAGGATTTA GTCCAGAGTGTAGATATTGCTGCATTTAACAAGATTTAA
- the LOC106064103 gene encoding elongation factor 1-beta-like isoform X1 — protein MASPLVQENVWLQQQKFEDAERLYRQLEAGTLSSSGQKVSNSLAADIAQVRKEIQSALDKAPVKGAGGAGDSSIVQRLEAVEKENKELRKITEELRSLILGIKGGSAPATTPSSAPQGKPAPQPQKPAPADDDDDDDDDLFGSDDEETKALKAKRVQDYQEKKSKKPALIAKSSVLLDVKPWDDETDMAEMERRVRAIEQDGLVWGASKLVEVGYGIKKLTIMCVVEDDKVSIEDLSEKITGENEDLVQSVDIAAFNKI, from the exons ATGGCTAGTCCGTTAGTTCAAGAAAATGTTTGGCTTCAGCAACAGAAATTTGAAGATGCTGAACGTCTATACAGACAGTTGGAAGCTGGTACACTGTCTTCTAGTGGACAA AAAGTCAGCAACTCATTGGCTGCTGATATAGCACAAGTCAGAAAAGAAATACAGAGCGCATTAGATAAAGCACCAGTTAAGGGA GCTGGTGGTGCTGGTGATTCTAGTATTGTACAGCGCCTTGAAGCtgtggaaaaagaaaacaaagaattgAGGAAAA TTACTGAAGAGCTCCGGTCATTGATACTTGGTATTAAAGGAGGATCCGCACCTGCCACAACACCATCCAGTGCCCCACAAGGCAAACCTGCACCTCAGCCACAGAAACCAGCACCAGCTGATGACGACGACGACGATGATGATGACTTGTTTGGAAGCGAT GATGAAGAAACAAAGGCATTGAAAGCCAAGAGAGTTCAAGATTatcaagagaaaaaatctaaaa AGCCAGCTCTGATTGCCAAATCAAGTGTCCTTCTTGATGTCAAACCTTGGGACGATGAAACAGACATGGCTGAAATGGAAAGAAGGGTTCGTGCTATTGAACAAGATGGATTAGTCTGGGGCGCAT CAAAACTTGTAGAAGTTGGCTATGGAATCAAGAAACTGACCATCATGTGTGTTGTGGAGGACGACAAAGTCAGCATTGAAGATCTTTCTGAGAAAATCACTGGGGAAAATGAGGATTTA GTCCAGAGTGTAGATATTGCTGCATTTAACAAGATTTAA
- the LOC106072773 gene encoding piggyBac transposable element-derived protein 4-like — protein MEFQFLDSLIADTRGSIDSDNEAESDLDLDNLDLDLEVESDSDTDGDIDLDVNNSVSVSTVTEASPNDNVADPRSSTESLSWTNTLTSVSDQMLPFEEIVGGVHYLEEDCSPLDYFKLFITDEMIGLMVTETNRYAEQQQVAKGQRDSQWKPVTAQDIYTFLYINIMFGIHWIPSTKLYWSSDKSWRVPAIADVMGRTRFEKIRQYFHLNDSAHFPPRNSDNYDPLYKIRPLLDHVRSTCQAVYKPQRKLSVDEAMVGFRGRLAMKQYLKNKPTPWGIKIWCCAEASSGYVLNFRVYTGKSNYSSPNGLGYNVVMSMTEPYLDKYHEVYFDNFFSSLKLAEDLLERKTYSCATIRARRKGWPLPKSKQKKGDLKMRQKGLIVATQWTDKRQVNILSTNSDPVMTTVERRSKTGMLDVEIPLPVVNYNSGMFGVDLADQHRSYYPVGRVSNKWWRYMLWYLIDISMINSFLLMKKSRLNDSTDSLSQNHLLFHKKVADQLLTAATRVTLLDTPSVAGRSKPYNSHHMLQPMPGRKRRCFQCSKDGNKTASGRTSETRTGCHMCQVHLHRGLCYSKFHEFLRQQ, from the coding sequence ATGGAGTTTCAGTTTCTTGACTCGCTTATTGCTGATACTAGAGGGTCTATAGATTCAGATAATGAGGCAGAAtctgatttagatttagataatttagacctagatctagaagtagaatcTGATAGCGATACTGAcggtgatatagatctagatgtaaacaaTTCTGTTAGTGTTAGTACTGTAACTGAAGCTAGTCCTAATGATAATGTCGCTGatcctagatctagtactgaatCTTTATCTTGGACCAATACTTTGACCAGTGTTTCAGATCAAATGCTACCATTTGAAGAAATAGTTGGGGGTGTTCACTATCTAGAAGAAGACTGCAGTCCTTTAgattatttcaaattatttattacGGATGAAATGATAGGGTTGATGGTTACAGAAACCAATAGATATGCAGAGCAACAGCAGGTAGCAAAAGGCCAGAGGGATTCCCAGTGGAAACCAGTGACTGCTCAAGATATTTACACCTTCCTGTACATCAATATTATGTTTGGTATTCATTGGATTCCAAGTACTAAGCTCTACTGGTCCTCGGACAAAAGCTGGAGGGTGCCAGCAATAGCTGATGTAATGGGCCGCACTCGGTTTGAAAAGATCAGGCAATATTTTCACCTCAATGACAGTGCACACTTTCCACCAAGAAATAGTGACAACTATGACCCATTGTACAAAATTAGGCCTCTACTGGATCATGTAAGGAGTACATGTCAAGCAGTATACAAACCTCAGCGCAAACTGAGTGTTGATGAGGCAATGGTAGGCTTTCGTGGTCGCCTCGCTATGAAGCAGTATTTGAAGAACAAGCCTACTCCTTGGGGCATCAAGATTTGGTGTTGTGCAGAAGCCTCATCAGGCTATGTACTAAATTTTAGGGTGTACACAGGCAAATCAAATTATTCATCTCCCAATGGCCTGGGATACAATGTGGTCATGTCGATGACTGAGCCATACTTGGACAAATACCATGAAGTgtattttgacaattttttttcctctttgaaGTTAGCTGAGGACTTGTTGGAAAGAAAGACCTATAGCTGTGCTACCATCAGAGCTCGTAGAAAGGGTTGGCCTCTGCctaaatcaaaacaaaagaaaggagATTTGAAGATGAGACAGAAAGGGCTGATTGTTGCTACACAGTGGACCGATAAGCGGCAAGTCAATATCCTGTCCACAAACTCGGACCCTGTCATGACCACAGTTGAGCGTAGGTCTAAAACAGGCATGCTAGATGTGGAAATACCTCTACCAGTTGTCAATTATAATAGTGGCATGTTTGGAGTAGACCTGGCAGACCAGCATCGTTCATACTACCCAGTTGGACGTGTAAGCAACAAGTGGTGGAGATACATGCTATGGTATCTGATAGACATCTCTATGATCAACAGCTTTTTATTGATGAAAAAATCTAGACTCAATGATTCTACAGATTCTTTATCTCAAAATCACTTATTGTTTCACAAGAAAGTAGCTGATCAGCTTCTGACAGCAGCAACAAGAGTTACACTACTAGACACACCAAGTGTTGCAGGAAGATCAAAGCCATACAACAGCCATCACATGTTGCAGCCTATGCCTGGCCGAAAACGCCGCTGCTTTCAGTGCTCTAAAGATGGGAACAAAACAGCAAGTGGCAGAACCAGTGAGACCAGAACTGGGTGTCATATGTGTCAAGTTCATCTTCACAGAGGACTCTGTTATTCCAAATTTCATGAGTTTCTCAGGCAGCAGTAA